CCCTTCTTCCCCGCTGTTTTTTCTCCGGTCGTGATTCCAGCACCGTCCCACAAATCGATCACCTGTACAATGGAAATGGCCATGCTGAGCAAAATCATGAACAAAAGCTTATCAGTGTTGCTGGGTTGGGTTCTGCGGTGTTCTTCCACAATCTGGATCCATTCTCTTTGGATCATTGGCGTTCCATTAAAAGGTGAATGCCCATTTTAGTTTATTCTTTTAGGAGCAAAGTTGCGTTGTGTTAGCACATAAACGGAGTTAGCCTGATACCTTTGAGGTTCATTTAGTTAACGAGGAAGCAATTATACAAATTCTAAAGTAGCCATCATCATCCATTCTGTTAAAGTTTAGGGAGATACAAATATCTCTTGAGTTGGAACGCCGAATTGGATTTTAATGTGTTCATGGTTACCAGTGAACTTATGAATCGAGTAATAGCAATGTTTTAACCATGCTGGACAGTGTATTTCTGACTGAAAATGGAAAAAGGGTgaaaaaaatctttattaacAAAATTTACAtccatataataaataatagcTAGCTACGTGGGAATCAATAAAAGATACACTAATCCCCTTTTGAAACAGTGGCATAATGGACGAATCTGATGTGCAGCTAAGAAATTCTGAGTGCTTTATGTAGTTGGAAAATCTAGTATTAGAATCAGCTTAATCGAACAGAAGTGACAAATTTGTAAAAGATTGAAAATCTACATAAATTATATTGTTTTATCTTCCAGCTCCCGAATTTTAATTGTGTTTATATTTTTCTGAAGGTTCTTATCCAAAAAATCTCCGCTAATTCGTGCTTATGGTGCAATTCGATTTGACGCAAGATCTAATATATCCTATGAGTGGAAGGCTTTTGGTTCTTTTTATTTCATGGTCCCTCAGGTATATCAAGTTCTTTTCTTTATGGACAATTACTTGTTTCAGTATATTGTCAATGAATGGAAATTTTGTGCAAGAATGTAGGTTGAGTTTGATGAGTTTGAAGGAAATTCAATGATTGCGGCAACTATTGCATGGGACAATGACTTGTCAAGGACATGTAGAGAAGCGATTGTCGCACTTGAGGCAACCATGTGTCAGGTTCGACCTATTCTTCCTTCTTTTTATTTGATCTTGGTTATTGTTTCATAGGTCCAAGGTCTCATTTCTAATTATTCTTTTGCAGGTTTCCTCCACTGTCCAGAGATTAAATGGCGATACTCCTCTTACTGTTGTACTCCACCAGACTCATGTTCCTAACAAAACATATTGGGATTCAGCTGTTAAGCGAGCGTTGGACAAGATAAATGGGAAAAGTTCATCACTAGTTAAGGTTGTAGATTGTAATATTCATAAAGTTTTCGACAATAAAACTTTTGTGTaaattatgtttatgagttCTAAATTTCTTCCTGGAAGTTGTGACATCGGTTCTCTCTTCTACCATCATTTATTGACCTAACTTCGTTTTCTATACATGGTTCAGCATTGATTGGTTCACACATTCATCTTGAACATACAGGTTGTTCTTGCACGTAGCAGCAGAATACTGACTACATCAGAAATTGACCCCTTAATGTGGTTGACTTGCTTACAGGTGTTGTTTATGTGTCTGATGCAATTTATTGTAGTGTGGCCGGATAAAATACAGATTGAAGTAATGCTTAGTACGGATGCATAACGAGTGTAGGTTGAAGGAGATAATGCGTATCAGTTTTGTCTGCAACCTCCTGAGTCACCTGCTTTCATTGGAAACACTGTGAGTAATATTACTCTCTTATTTCTTTAAAAAGTAAAGTCCCTTTTTCATTTTGATTTGTCCATGCCCCTGTCGATCTCAACTATTAGTTGATATATGAGATATTGACTGATTTTAATGAGTTTTTAGCTTTACAATGTTCTGATATGACTGCAAAATTGGATAACTGAATCATTTGAGGTAGTTCTTGGCTGACAGATCAGTAGATCATAGTGAGATATTAATGTAATTTTTCATGGTTTAAATAACTTCTTAACAGATATCTAGTATAAAGTATTTGTTCTCGTTTAATGTTTCTCATACACGTGGGAACAAATGGCAAGAACCAAGAAGACTAAAGCATATTCCTATTTCTCTTACAGTACTTGAGAAAATGCTGATTTATAGCCTTGAAATGTTAATTTTCAGCTTTAACAATATAGGGAAAGGTTTTTGAAATGTCTATCACTGAACTTGCAAAGTTTCAATCCTGGTTGAATACCTAGCACTTAAGTAATTGTTGCAACATGTAGATGCTCTAAAAATTTCCAGGATTTTCATTTACTTACTTCTTTGTGCACCGCATGAAAAGAGTCGAATGAATTGTGAGGCCAGGCATTTCACTTCTTACATTACTTATGCACTTCTTGAATAGCCAGAGCGACTATTTTATCGACACCGGCTTAGCATTTGCAGTGAGGCTTTGGCTGCAACGCGAGCTAGAGGTAGATCAGAGTCCCTAGATTTACAGGCAGGACTTGATTTACTTTCCAGGTTTTTCTCATCTTAGTCTCCACTGAACCAGGTGTAATCGTGTAATTTTTTGCTCTGATTGTCTTAAACTTTTTCTTAACCAAATCTCAAATTCTCTATTGGTATGTAGTCCCAAAGACCATCGTGAATTTGCAGTGGTGCGAGAGTGTATAAGAAGAAAACTAGAGGTAAGTGATGCATGTACCATTTGCACATCTCCACAGTGTAACACTTCCGTGAAGTTGATTTGCTCTTCCCTCTTGAAttcttatttttatatttaacgTTGTTTTATTTCATAATCATGCATTCTAGACTGTATGTTCCAGCACCGTAATAGAACCAAAAAAAGCTTTACGGAAACTTCGACGAGTTCAGCATCTTTATGCTCGATTGACTGGCACACTACGGAAAGAAGATGATGAAGTATGAACTTTTAGTTCCACATTCTCACATCTCTAAATAATTCTAGGTGACAGATGACCGGCTGTTTCATATGTTTAGAAAATCTTTTCCTCTTCTTTGGGCAGGACTTGAGACTGCTGTTTTTTTGTTTTCAGTTTCAGATTTTGTCTTCTCTTCACCCAACTCCTGCTGTTTGTGGGCATCCTATGGAAGAGGCACGGGTTTTAATATCAGAAACTGGTACCTTTACAGCTATACCACTAATGCTTTTTGACTAGCTTTTGATATTCTCCTTTCTGATTCTTTCTCATTCCTCTTGCTTTGCGTTTATCATGTTTTTGTGCTCAAGAATCTAAGATACAGAGATTGGATATTAGAGACATTAAAAATACTATGTCATAATCTAAGATACAGAGATTGGATATTAGAGACATTAAAAATACTATGTCATGCAGAAATGTTTGATCGAGGGATGTACGCAGGCCCTGTTGGATGGTTTGGGGGTTCAGAGAGTGAGTTTGCTGTGGGTATAAGGTCTGCCTTAGTTGGCAAGGTGAGCATATCTGTCACTGTTTCATTGAATGCTGTATCATTTAGAAATTTTCAAATCCTCAACCATTATGCTATTTCTATAATCTAAAAAACCTTCCTGAGATTATTCTTATTTCAGCAACAGGTCCACTAGCATCTTGTTATAGTTCACATATTCTTACGTCCATTCATCGACTAAATCACAATATTAATTTGTATCACAAGGGTGTTGGTGCATTACTGTATGCCGGAACTGGGATAGTAGATGGGAGCAATTCGGCCCTGGAATGGCAGGAACTAGACCTGAAGACCTCACAGGTTTGTTTTGAGAAACTACATCATGATTTCCTAGTGATGTTTCTATAATCTTTTTACAAGTAAACTCATTCtgtaatattgaaaattattttttctgtAGTTCACCAAATTGATGAATTTTGAGGCGCCTCTTATAGCAGCAATAAGGGAGAAAATAGAGCTGTAATTCAAACGGTTAGTAACTTCAAAGTACCTGTCTTCACCATATAGTTAGTGACATTGATTGTTATCTTAGTTTTCCAGCTTTCATCAGCAGCTCAAGTGCTTCTGAACTTTCAAAAGTTAATGATTACAATATCGCAATTCATGGTATCCATTTTTTCTCCTACATCTTTGAGTCAGATGAACATATTTTTCCGACACTTTGTTGATTACAGATATCAGTCCTGGAGAGGATATCATTGTCTTGAAATGAAACTTCTTTTACCAAGTAACACTTGCTCATGAAAATCGTCTCTGTTTTTCATTCTTTTTTACTTTTTGTGcatattattgtttttgtttGCTGCTGTTCCTTGATAAGTATCGAGGCACACATGCGTGTATACAGAGAACAAGAACGATGGAAATGATATGTTGTGAACCATCATTTATTGATTCTTGTACACTTTTACAAGGTTGAGCTGTAACAGAGCGTATATGTAGCTTCCAATTTGGATGGTTAAAATTCTTTCCATACACCAAATTTGCTGTTACATGGTTGAGTCCCATTCCATTTTTATAAACGGCACTCGACCAAGTTAGATCCGGTACCCGAAACactgttttcaatttaaattccAAGCACTCCAATCCAAGAATCCGGGAAGTATCTGCTAAATATTGGTAACATATAAGCATTTGACATGATATATCTTTGTGTTTGTAAGTATCCATACATCATTTCTCTGATTCATTGTGCTACTTGGACGAGGCCATGAATCCCAGGTTGAAGACGCAACAATCGTAAATCACACGATTCTACCCACTGTCTGAAGAGTGAATATCCTATCAAAATAAGCATCAGAACAAACATTTTTATATCTTTTACCCCTCTTTTATCTAAGGAGGATCTGATTCCAAAAGAAGCCCACCAAAATTAATAAAAGGTGAAATGCCTCACAAGATCCCTCTGTTCATCTTCTTGTTAGTGCTGTGTACTAAACTGGAAATAAAACCAAACATGCACAAATCGTAAGAATTGTGTACTTCAAGCAAAAAAACGAATCAAAGAATAGGAAAAACTCCTATGATATTAGTTCTACTCACAAACCATAATCCTAACGTCAACTAAAACGATGCTATTAGGATTgccaagaaaaataataatcaattcTAAAACGAAGGACGTCCTTCGTTTTATTACGCGCGGTTTGTTACCGAGTTTTCATCTTACGTCCTTCGTTTTATTACGCGCGGTTTGTTACCGAGTTTTCATCTTTCCCATGGTTCGTTGATTTcaaaaaacttattttttagCTCGAACTTGGTTTCACATTTAAGGTATTGACAATGGATGTTAGAAAGAATAAGAACCAAAATGGACAAAGTGGATGCTCTGTGCAACTTTTGACAAAAAGGGGCGTTGTGTTGGCCATGGTTGACGAGAGCCGAATCGAGTTCTTAAATCGTAAAGTGTATATATCACTATTTTACATAGGGATAGGATATATGCTCCAAGATCTaggaaaattaattattaataatcaCTCTAATTTAGTGTAGTTTTTAGTTACATGTGATACACTTTCAATGAAAATCTTGAGTTTTcgtttataaaatttaatatttttttaaaaaaattcacaataaaatactatatataaattttatagagtaatcttttgtgagacggtctaacgaatctttatctgtgagacggatcaatcctaccgatatcacaataaaaagtaatactcttaacataaaaaataatattttttcatggatgacccaaataagatatctgtctcacaaaatacgacccttgAGACCGTctgacacaaatttttgccaattTTGTGTGCTTAATGACAACTATATGTTTAACTTGATATCAATGGATTTCATTTAGAAATTAATCATGCATGCAAATTGATATCTTATTGTTTATCTGTATCAAGATCTTAAGTTTGAGACGAGTATCAGATTCAGATATTAAGTttatataatgataaaaaaataatcatacatTATATCacacatattttcaaaatttgtattCAATTCTCCAATTATTCATTTATATATAAGTttatataatgataaaaaataatcatacatTATATCacacatattttcaaaatttgtattCAATTCTCCAATtattcatttatatatatataaatataaataaatatgatattatttttaaattttaataaattaattaagaaaactTGAGAAGAGAGAATAGAATCCAATCTCCCTTtccttctctctctctctccaaATAAGCATTGTTCAACCAAAATCTCACTAAAAACATTCTTCTCATTGCATAAAACTGCCGTAACAACTTCCATAACAACAAGTGATGAAATGAACCATGGTGATGCCGGCCGACAACCCTCAGCCGCCGCCTTCTGACCATCCTAAACCACCCTCCCCCGTCAGGAAGCTTGTGGTGGAAGTAGTTGAGGCGAGAGACCTTCTGCCCAAAGATGGCCAGGGGAGCTCGAGTTCTTACGTTGTCGTTGATTTTGATGGCCAAAAGAAGAGAACTTCTACAGTGCAAAGAGACCTCAATCCGGTTTGGAATGAGGTGTTGGATTTCATTGTAACAGATCCGAATGGGATGGAGTTTGAAGAGCTTAACGTTGAGGTGTTTAATGATAAGAAGCTGAGCAATGGGAATGCGAGGAAGAATCATTTCCTGGGGAGGGTGAAATTATATGGGACTCAGTTTGTGAGGAGAGGGGAGGAGGGATTGGTGTATTTTTCGTTGGAGAAGAAGAGTGTTTTTAGCTGGATAAGAGGTGAGTTGGGTTTGAAGATTTATTATTATGATGAGATTCCGGAGGAGGAGCCGCAGGGACCACCTGAGCAGCAACCTCCGCAGCAGGAGCCTCCGCAGCCGGTGGACGAAGTGATGAAGAAGCCGGTGGTAGTGGTATACGAGGAGCTGCCTCCGATGCCATATCCGGGTCATGTACCTATGGAGGGGCGTGGGCATTCGCCGCCATTGGTCAGAGTTCACGAGGCTCCCCCAGAAAGCAGACCGCCGATGGATAATGGGCCTCCGATGGTATTCTCACCGGACATGAAGAGAATGCAGATGGGAGACGGGGCCGTCGGGCCTATGTCAGGAGAGAGGATAAAAGTACTTCGGAGACCTGCTAATGGTGATCACTCCCCGAAGGTTATTGACGGGAAGCTCGCCGGAGACACTTCCGGCAGAATCCCGGCGTATGATTTAGTCGAGCCCATGCAATACTTATTCGTAAGAATAGTGAAAGCCCGCGGGCTCTCCCCGAACGAAAATCCACACGTGAAAATCCGAACGTCGGGCCACTCTGTCATGTCGAAGCCCGCAGTCACTCGGCCCGGCGGCGGTGATCAATCTGCCAATCCGGAGTGGCAGCAGGTGTTTGCTCTTGGCTACAACAAGGATGCCACAGCGAACTCTACGCTTGAAATTTCCGTTTGGGACGGAGCATCAGATAAATTCCTTGGCGGGGTGTGCTTCGATTTGTCTGACGTTCCAGTGCGGGACCCACCGGACAGCTCTCTAGCCCCACAATGGTACCACCTAGAAGGCGGCACCGCCGCCGATGATCAGAATAGAGTTACCGGTGACTTGCAGCTCTCCGTTTGGATTGGCACGCAGGCTGATGATGCATTCCCAGAATCTTGGAGCTCAGACGCGCCGCAACCTTTCGTGTCGTACACTCGAGCAAAGGTATATCAATCTCCTAAGCTATGGTATCTAAGAGTGACTGTAATTGAAGCTCAAGACCTTCACATAATTCCAAATTTGCCCCCATTGACTGCCCCTGAGATTCGGGTCAAGGGTCAGCTCGGGTTTCAGTCGGTCCGAACCCGAAGAGGGTCAATGAGCCACAACACCTCCACATTTCACTGGAACGAAGATTTAATCTTTGTTGCAGGTGAGCCCCTCGAAGATAGTCTCATCTTGCTAATGGAAGACCGCACAGGCCAAGATCCGGTGCTTCTGGGGCACGTCTTAATCCCTGTGGGGTCAATTGAGCAACGAATAGACGAGCGCCACTTGCCTGCCAAATGGTTCGGATTGGAAGGTGGTCCGGGAGGGAGTGGTTCCTACTGTGGAAGGCTGCATTTAAGGATGTGTTTGGAAGGAGGATACCATGTATTGGATGAAGCAGCCCATGTTTGTAGTGATTATAGACCCACAGCGAAACAGTTATGGAAGCCCGCAGTTGGGATTTTGGAGCTTGGAATTCTTGGTGCCCGAGGATTGCTGCCTATGAAATCCAAGGGCAATGGTAAAGGATCCACTGATGCTTTTTGTGTGGCCAAGTATGGCAAGAAATGGGTCCGAACTAAGACCGTTGTGGATAGCTTTGATCCGAGATGGAATGAGCAGTATACTTGGCAGGTATATGACCCATGTACGGTCCTCACAGTCGCGGTGTTCGACAACTGGCGTATGTTTACTGAAGGTGGGGAGGAGAAGCCCGATTATCGAGTTGGAAAGGTGAGAATTAGGGTGTCTACTCTAGAGAGCAATAAAGTATACATGAATTCATATCCCTTGATGGTATTATTAAGAACAGGGTTAAAGAAAATGGGGGAGATTGAGTTAGCAGTTCGGTTTGCTTGCCCTTCATTGCTACCAGACACTTGTGGAGTATACGGACAACCATTGCTGCCACGAATGCACTACCTCCGCCCACTTGGGGTGGCTCAGCAAGAGGCATTGCGTGGCGCTGCCACGAAAATGGTGGCTGCTTGGTTGGCTCGGTCAGAACCACCACTAGGACCGGAGGTCGTAAGGTATATGTTGGATGCAGATTCTCATAGTTGGAGCATGAGGAAAAGTAAGGCGAACTGGTTTCGGATAGTTGGTGTACTTTCTTGGGCAGTGGGGTTAGCAAAATGGCTGGATCACATCCGGAGGTGGAGGAATCCGGTGACAACTATCTTGGTTCATGTTCTTTACTTGGTTCTAGTTTGGTACCCAGATTTGGTTGTCCCTACCGGTTTCTTATACATATTCTTGATAGGTGTCTGGTACTATCGGTTCAGGCCAAAAGTCCCAGCCGGCATGGATATACAGCTGTCTCAAGCCGGGACAGTTGATCCAGATGAACTGGATGAGGAGTTCGATACATTTCCAAGTTCAAGATCACCTGATGTCATCCGGGCTCGTTACGATAGGTTAAGAATCTTGGCTGCAAGAGTTCAAACAGTTTTGGGTGATTTTGCTACACAAGGTGAAAGGGTCCAAGCATTGGTTAGCTGGAGGGATCCCAGAGCATCAAAGTTGTTTCTTGGTGTATGCCTTGCAATTACGATAATATTGTATGTTGTGCCGCCTAAAATGGTGACAGTGGCCCTCGGGTTCTTCTTTCTCCGCCACCCCATGTTCCGGGATCCTATGCCTCCGGCTAGCTTGAGTTTTTTCCGGAGGCTTCCTAGTTTGTCCGATAGGTTACTTTAGCATAGTTTGAAAGCAATCCCCAAAATTTGATTTTAGGCCGCAGAATTTGTGGAAGTGGGGGGGAAGGATTGCAGGTGTGGAACAGCTTGTTTAGGCACTTTCTTGAAAAGGGTTTTGATTAATAACCTCGGAGGAAGTGAAAAGGCTGAGGAATTTATTGACTAAAATAGTTGAATAAAGGAAAAGGGGTCGGAAAGTTGGGAGTGGGAAGAAAATTGGGATGCAATCGTGCGAGATTAATGGAGGGATATGATATGGCTCagttttttatgtatttatgtCCCCCAAAAGTATTGACATTTATTTTATTCTAACAATTTGTTCATATTCCGTGATTTGAGGACCATCAAACAAAATACTATGAGACTTGTCCTTGTTTAAAAACAATCGAGTTACATTATCATAATTATTTACTCGCCATGCACGGATAATGGTTGGATTTGATAAAAGCTAAATTTCCAAGGGAAAAAGTTCAAAATTTTCCGGCCAATGAGCATTGGAGTTACAAGTTTTATTCAAATGATGAAATTTCATCTGTTTCTTTACTTCAATTATATGGCTCAGTATCCAGCAAGCAAGTAATCGTGATTCTTACAAATCATATGTATATTAGCAATTTTGGCACACGATGCACGTAGCCTAGCTCCCAGTAAGTCTATACTTCATCGTGAGTGTGCAGGAGGAACTTATCACATTTGTGAACGCATAATGTGACTGCTAGTTGGAAACGTATATGCAAATTATCGTCAAGGAACATAAGAAGGTGACGAAACAAAGCAACAGATATTGGAAATCTACATATATTTGACAGGATCATAAAAAACAACTGCCTAGATGTACTGGAAGGGAGCATACCTTAATGTAATGAGATGTCATTTATCAACAAATGAATCAGAAAACAGCCTAGCTTTCTCTCCCACATAAACATGATTTGAAATGGAGCTTATTATACAGATCAATGGGGCAGCAGCAACACAGGTAACCTGAAATCACATTTTTGAACATTTTCTCTACTGTAAACAAGGTATTCATTGGATATTATACTATGGATACTTTCAAGCATCCATGAATTTAAAAAGCCAACCCCAtacaaatgaaaaaataaacgTACTAAAGTGTGTTATAATATGGATATTGTGAAACCTGCCGTTCATATACAATTCTTTAGACGGGACGGAATAGTACTACTACTAAAGCAAACAAACATTGCAACAGAATGTTAATAACGACCTGAAATAACATCTCAACACTAGAAAGAGTAGAAACTACTTTAAGAAAGCATATTTCAATAAAAAATTCTCGAAACATCAGAAGTAAAATGTTTATGGCATATTATGATGGGAAGCCTGAAGAAGTCCATCACGGATCTGAGTAGCTACATCACGAACAGCACCAGGTCCATGAGGAATGAATACAGCAGAAGACTTGGAACTAGCACCGATTTCTTTCATCGTGTCAAAGTATTGGGTGACAAGTACCATATCCATAACATCCTTTGCAGTGGTACCAGGAACGTTAACCGAGAAACCGAGCACGCTGTCTCTTAATCCGTCGACAATTGCTTGACGCTGGCGAGCAATACCTAAACCAGCGAGATATTTAGCTTCTGCTTCACCTTCCGCTTTCTTGATTTGCAAAATCT
This window of the Primulina tabacum isolate GXHZ01 chromosome 12, ASM2559414v2, whole genome shotgun sequence genome carries:
- the LOC142520613 gene encoding isochorismate synthase, chloroplastic-like, which produces MASSASNSFIARYMDIEPANHSSSSPTTAAKQAIRFANHKYQEFGSLSMNGCGGDHPITPIATIETRTYPEAVTPAMATHRLNSAIFDLKSNPPPFDSGIIRLQVPIQQQIGALDWLRSQTQTLLPRCFFSGRDSSTVPQIDHLYNGNGHAEQNHEQKLISVAGLGSAVFFHNLDPFSLDHWRSIKRFLSKKSPLIRAYGAIRFDARSNISYEWKAFGSFYFMVPQVEFDEFEGNSMIAATIAWDNDLSRTCREAIVALEATMCQVSSTVQRLNGDTPLTVVLHQTHVPNKTYWDSAVKRALDKINGKSSSLVKVVLARSSRILTTSEIDPLMWLTCLQVEGDNAYQFCLQPPESPAFIGNTPERLFYRHRLSICSEALAATRARGRSESLDLQAGLDLLSSPKDHREFAVVRECIRRKLETVCSSTVIEPKKALRKLRRVQHLYARLTGTLRKEDDEFQILSSLHPTPAVCGHPMEEARVLISETEMFDRGMYAGPVGWFGGSESEFAVGIRSALVGKGVGALLYAGTGIVDGSNSALEWQELDLKTSQFTKLMNFEAPLIAAIREKIEL
- the LOC142520073 gene encoding protein QUIRKY, with product MVMPADNPQPPPSDHPKPPSPVRKLVVEVVEARDLLPKDGQGSSSSYVVVDFDGQKKRTSTVQRDLNPVWNEVLDFIVTDPNGMEFEELNVEVFNDKKLSNGNARKNHFLGRVKLYGTQFVRRGEEGLVYFSLEKKSVFSWIRGELGLKIYYYDEIPEEEPQGPPEQQPPQQEPPQPVDEVMKKPVVVVYEELPPMPYPGHVPMEGRGHSPPLVRVHEAPPESRPPMDNGPPMVFSPDMKRMQMGDGAVGPMSGERIKVLRRPANGDHSPKVIDGKLAGDTSGRIPAYDLVEPMQYLFVRIVKARGLSPNENPHVKIRTSGHSVMSKPAVTRPGGGDQSANPEWQQVFALGYNKDATANSTLEISVWDGASDKFLGGVCFDLSDVPVRDPPDSSLAPQWYHLEGGTAADDQNRVTGDLQLSVWIGTQADDAFPESWSSDAPQPFVSYTRAKVYQSPKLWYLRVTVIEAQDLHIIPNLPPLTAPEIRVKGQLGFQSVRTRRGSMSHNTSTFHWNEDLIFVAGEPLEDSLILLMEDRTGQDPVLLGHVLIPVGSIEQRIDERHLPAKWFGLEGGPGGSGSYCGRLHLRMCLEGGYHVLDEAAHVCSDYRPTAKQLWKPAVGILELGILGARGLLPMKSKGNGKGSTDAFCVAKYGKKWVRTKTVVDSFDPRWNEQYTWQVYDPCTVLTVAVFDNWRMFTEGGEEKPDYRVGKVRIRVSTLESNKVYMNSYPLMVLLRTGLKKMGEIELAVRFACPSLLPDTCGVYGQPLLPRMHYLRPLGVAQQEALRGAATKMVAAWLARSEPPLGPEVVRYMLDADSHSWSMRKSKANWFRIVGVLSWAVGLAKWLDHIRRWRNPVTTILVHVLYLVLVWYPDLVVPTGFLYIFLIGVWYYRFRPKVPAGMDIQLSQAGTVDPDELDEEFDTFPSSRSPDVIRARYDRLRILAARVQTVLGDFATQGERVQALVSWRDPRASKLFLGVCLAITIILYVVPPKMVTVALGFFFLRHPMFRDPMPPASLSFFRRLPSLSDRLL